In the Carcharodon carcharias isolate sCarCar2 chromosome 21 unlocalized genomic scaffold, sCarCar2.pri SUPER_21_unloc_2, whole genome shotgun sequence genome, aaccatcttcagctgcttcatcgtaaggtcagaagtggggatgttcgttgatgattgcacaatgttcagcaccattcgcaactcctcagatactgaagcagtccatgtccaaatgcagcaagacatgcacaacatccagtcttgggctgacaagtggcaaataatattcgtgccagacaatgacaaattccaacgagagagaatctaaccatcgtcccttgacattcaatgccatcgCTAAATCCTGCACTATCAACATTcttgggtttaccattgaccagaaactgaactggactagccatgtaaatattaTGGcaacaagagctggtcagagcttagtaatcctgcaatgagtactcaccttctgactccgcacagtctgtccactatctacaaagtGAAAAtcaggagtgatggaatactccccacttgcctggatgagtgcagctccaagaacactcaagaagcttgacaccatccaggacaaagcagccagcttgattggcacctcttccacatTCACTCCCCCTAACACTGACGAATAGTGGCATGAGTATGTaccatctatgagatgcactgAAGAAACTCAGCAAGACTCcttagcagcaccttccaaacccatgacgacttccatctagacggacaagggcagcagatacatgggaacaccaccacctggaagttcccatccaagtcactcaccatcttgacttggaaatatatcattgttccttcactgtcactgggccaaaatcctggagctcccccaaccccaacagactgtgggtgtacctacaccacaggaactgaaGCGGTTcatgaagacagctcaccaccaccttctcaagggcaattagggatgggcaataaatgccagcctaggcagcgacgcccacatcctgtgaataaattgaTATATACATAAAAAATATATACACACCGAAAGTGACAGAGGCCTAAGGAGAGACAAATACCAGAAtgaaataatatcaccaacttggCTCAGTTTTTGTTCCATTTCCGACTGGAAATTTGCGGAGGGCTGACAAATAAACAGAAATAAGAGAACACAGATGTGTTTGGATGGCTTTCCCTCTATTTAAACGATAATTAGTTCCATCAGCACTCGGTTAAGATTAGAAACAACGAGAAACTTAGTCGGCCAGATTCAAACCAACTTGGGGAGAACCAATGGATTTCTAATCCATCGCCTTAACCACTCGACCATGACTACAGACCTTGCGAGTATATTAATATTATTTGCAtgaaattatagaatggttacagcagagaaagAGGGTTGTCTGCCTGTCCTGTCCCTGACATTACCCAATCTTTTCCCCGGACACTGCAATTTGtaatgtctctcctcattcttccaaactggGAATGAAAGAGGAAGAGAAGCAACAATTTTGTAGATCCCAGGGGAAAGAGACTCCAGGATCAGTTCATTGTGACAGTTCACACAGCAACAGGAAAACAACATTCCCTGATGAGGGCCAAACCCGGGCGGCAGGAGTGGGAGCGCCGAATAATAGCATGTTTAGTTCAAACACAGAAGACTTGTTCAGCCAATAACAGCATCGAGTGTGTTAGACATGAACAGGAAGTGAACAGTGAGGTGAAATAGTGCCACAAGCTGCGGATGTACAACTTTCAACTTCCAAAACCCACCAAACTCATCAATGCGGCTCCTCTGAAACTTTCAAGGCAAATATTGATCCTTTATAAGGTGCCAttcccagaactatacacagtcctccaggtgtgatctaaccaggGCCTTGTATAGTTGTAGCAAACCTTTCCCTGTTTTCTATAACAGCCTCTGTAACAGGTTGTACAGCAAGAGGAATTAGATTGTACATATCGACTGAGAAAAATGGGGAGATGCTTGATCAGAATAAacttcatttaaatatttaaaatgaaatcaACAGATTAAGTACTTTTTTTTGGTTCAAAAATGGTATAATAATCCTCAGTGCAACTCTTTGTGTCATTGGGTCAAGGAAACTTTGTTCAACACTGCAGAATTTAGCAGACTGGGCACAGCAGAAGTTCCTGCTCATCTTTCAATATTATTTTTCTTAAATCAAGagttttcaaaaaggaattgggcaGTGACTTGAGAGGGAGAAAATCAGAGTtatggaaagagagaaggaaacctgGACTAATTAGAAAACTGTTTGCAAAATGCTTGGACTTAGAAACAATGGGTGGAAGATCCTCTTGCTGTGCTGCACCATTTGATGATGACATTGttgatcagtctgtctccagcattcctaatgagaacagccgaattccatttcttcaaaacaaagacCCAAAGTGCTGCTGCACAATGTCACAATTTAATATTACAGCCAGGTGCCTGCGCAGTTCAGAGgagacaagtaacatcccagattTAGCTGGAAATCAGGAAattgaagggagggagaaactcaagaaaattacaatcccgagggaaatggtactgagtaaattgttggagctgcggctgacaagtccccaggtcctgatgacaTCAttaggtcttaaaagaagtgttgaGTGAGATATTTGATGCATTGGTTTGAATTTTCCAAATTCCCTAAATTTTTGGGCAAGATTCCAAGAGATTGGAAAATAGTCAATGTAACTCTCTTCCAcgaaaagggagggagacggaaagcaggaaactacaggccaattagcctaacatctgtcatagggaaaacgttCGATGTTCTTCTTAATGATGtcatagcaggacacttagaaaacttcacggtaatcaggcagagccaacatggttctGTTAAAAGCAAATCATGGTTAACCAGTTTGTTAGAGTTGTTTGAAGTAACGTGCTGTAGGTAATGGGGAACTGATGGATGTGCTGtaattagatttccagaaggcatttgataaagtgccacatcaaatgttattgctGAAAGCAAAAGTTCATggagggataacatattggcatggataagattggctagctaacaggaagcagggactAGGCAAAAATAGCtcatttttcaggttggcaggacgAGTGGTAtgtcatagggatcagtgctggggccccaactTGTAACAAtgtgtataaatgacttggatgaagggaccaaattaTAGTTGCTAAAtacgctgatgacacaaagataggaggaAAGTAatgtgtgaagaggacataaggagtctacaaagggatagagatgttgtgagtgggcaaagatctggtaaatggagtataatgtgggcaaatgtgaaattgtctattttggcaggaaggataaaaaagcatattatgtaaacggtgagagattgcaggggtCTGGGATATAGAGAATGTGGCTGTCTGAGAGCATGAATTGCAAaatgttagtgtgcaggtacagaaaaaaaatagaatgttgtttattgtaaggggaattgaatacaaaaatagggaggttatagttcagttatacatggcattggtgagaccacatcaagagcacagtgtacagtattggtctccttgtttaaggaaggatgtaaatgcattgcaaGCAGTCTAGAGAaaatttactagactaatacctggaatgggaatgttgtcttttgaggaaatgttggacaggccaacttgtatccactggagtttagaagagtaagaggtgacttgattgaaacatgtaagatcatGTGGAGTcttgtgagggtggatgtggagtggatgttttctcttgtgggagaaaccagaacttggggtcactgtttaaaaaagaggtcacccatttaggacagagatgaggaagcatTTTTCTCTTTGGGTAGTAAGTCTTTGGAAgtcttcctgaaaaggtagtggaagcagagtctttgaatatttttaatgcagaggtagacagattcttgatgagcaagggggtgaaatgttatcgggttaggtgggaatatggagttgaggtttgaatcagatcagccataatcttatcgagcggtgacctcctcctgttccttgttcATTTGTAGCTTGTACtagagatgtttaaaaaaaattgacacaCCGTATGTTCAACAGAAAGCTAATTCATTTCACTTTAATCCAGAATATTAGCCCTtataactgggctggagtttattaacatcagcaaaAACTAACATGGTTCAgttctggatgtgattaacagcaaaatccaatcaTTGTTGTTACTtgcgaactcgctggtgtgttagCAGGCAGGAagaatgagtgaatcccttcctacactcAGAAGAGGTGAACAGTCTCTCCCCGATGTGAATTCGTTGGTGTCCAGTGAATTGAGATGATCGCCTGAACCCAgttccacactgggagcagctgAAAGGTCATCAGTGTGAACACATTGATGGGACATCACTTCCCCAGAACTTTTATAGAACTTCCCGCACTCTGGGCATTTAAAAGATCTCCTACAGTGTGAACTCTTTGGTGTGTCTTCAGGCTGgaagactgagtgaatcccttcccacatgtggagcaggtgaatggcctctccccagtgtggacTCGCTGGTGTTCAGTGAGATGAGATGAACGCCTGAACTCAGCCCCACAATGAGAACATCTGAAAGGTCTCTCGTCAGtatgaacacgttgatgggacatcaaTTCCTTGGAACTCTTAAAGCACTTCCcgcagtctgggcatttaaaaggtctctcgccagtgtgaacccgctggtgtgtcagcaggtgggatgactgagtgaatctcttcccacacttggagcaggtgaacggcctctccccagtgtgagtgcgctggTGTTTAGTGAGAGTAGATGAACgcttgaacccagtcccacagttcaagcacctgaacggtctctcgtcagtgtgaacacgttgatgggacatcagttcaCCAGAGCTTTTATAGCACTTCAtgcagtctgggcatttaaaaggtctctcgtcagtgtgaactcgTTCATGGGACATCAGTTCCCAGGAACTTTTGtagcacttccagcagtctgGACATTTgaatggtctctcgtcagtgtgaacacgttgatggcgcATCAGGTCCCCAGAACGTTTATAGCACTTCCCACattctgggcatttaaaaggtgtctcatcagtgtgaactcgctggtgtgtcatcaGGTTGGATGAAGTAATAAATCCCTTTCCACAtatggagcaggtgaacagcctctccccagtgtgagtccgTCGATGAGCTTCCAATTGAAATGGGtaattaaatcccttcccacaatccccacatttccatggtttctcttcAGTGTGACTGCATTTATGTTTTGACAGGCCAGATGATcggctgaagcctcgtccacacacacaacacatgtaCGGTCTCTTCCCACTGTGAATGGttttttttccttccatgttcaaaatcccATCATATTCAGATTGTGATAAATTGGGTGACTCcgtcagatcttgatgtgatgtttaGTTTCGGTTTCCGGACTACAAATCTTCCCCCTctaataccctgtgaaattgatttaaaacagaaaaaagggagtgagagagaacccacaaaaacacaaaggcaagTTGtcaaattgagctgaatgaatctggtaatttgtggggcaggcactaggaaaaagtgaccatgaatgTTGCTGGATTGCcataaaaactcaactggttcactaatgtccttcagggaagggaacctgacACCCTGTCTGGGCCTACACAAGACTCTGGCCTCTGTGGGTGAAGagaacgggaaagagagagaaatgtgagagATGGACTGAAGGAGACAAATTTCGTGTCTCTACAACTCAACCAAAACTTTGACAGAAcctcccaaaccctcaacctccaccacctaggaCCAGGGTCGCAGGTGcatgtgaacaccatcacctccaggtcacacaccatcttgatttatctgacatccagtattggatgagcagaaatttcctccatttaagtattgggaagactgaagccattgtcttcagcccccacgacaaactccactccctatccaccgactccatccctctcctgacagctgtctgagactgaaccagattgttcacaaccatggtgaaatatttcaccccaagatgaatttccaaccacatatccacatcatcaccaagaccacctatttccatttcagTAACATTGCACGACTCtaccccagtctcagctcatctgctgctgaaattctcatccattcctttgttatctctagacttaaCTATCCACATGCACTTCTGGCAGACCTCCCACATTCAACCTCCCTGtaatcttgaggtcatccaaaactctgctgcccatgtgcttactcacaccaagtcttcttcacccatcacctctgtggTCACTGACCTACAAAGGCTAAGAAGCATTAAAATTTTatattcttgatcctttcaaatcccttcatgatctctcccctccctatccctgtcatcTTCCCCAGACTCATAATCCTCCGAGATATCTTCACTTCCTCCAATTCCGGATTTCTGGCTCCAAATCTTAATTCTTCCACCAAACATGCGCACTGCTGCAATTGCCCCGCACAAAGATGGCGATCACACATGCGTACTGTTGCACATTGCCTCCGACAAGATGGCGCACTGTTGCAAATTGCCCCGATAAAGATGGCGGACACACTTCTGCACACCATTTAAAGGATGGCGGCTGTTAATCTGGGCCTGAAATCGGGAGAAGCGCGGTAACTTCCAAACCCTGTGCAAGTGTTGGACCAGAAACTTCTTATTCGCGTCTTAAGGCCTCTAGCAAGTGTTAATGAAAACTACCCACTCACTTGGCGGCTCCAATTTCCCTCACCCACCCGCTGGCTCgattcctctgctctcctcgctgatCCCACGGCCGCGTCTGTCCTTCCAGCACCGGACTGCGCATGCTCTGGTTAGAGACCGGCTGCGCATGCTctagtcactgcctggcactgcGCCTGCGCGAGGACGGCCCAAGGTGAAGATAGAGCATATTCTAGGATCGGTGAATGCTGGGTAATGTTACCGCCATTGAAGATCTCCATGGTTGTATGCAGAATCATATTTTATGTTCCGATTATTCAGTTAATTTATACAGCAACCAAGTACACAGGATGGGAGTCTGTCCTCTGGTCTGTATCCCTACGTgctgagagagggaaatgggccGGGTGATAAAGAAGAATTTTATGCATCTTTATCCTCTCTTCCCTCCATCGTTACACTGGGTGTCACTACCAAGTGAGCAATCACAGTGTTTTCCCAATCTGCCTTAACGCCATGGTCTTGGTGCTCATTGTCCAACTCATGAAATTTATTCTGGTGTCTGGGTTAAAGAGGATCTACCAAAATTTGCTCGACGTGTATTCAGGAACATATAGAGAACAAGGGTacatcaagaaggcagttcaccaccaacttctcaaagaCACCtatggatgggaaataaatgctggcccagccagcgaagtccacatcctgtgaatgaattttttcaaAAGTCAGAGCTTGGccattcagcagtgctatcaagcagagaTTATTCACACAAATTGGAGtagaaatgtggaactctctccgACAAAATACAGCGAATGCTCACTGTCAATCGGAGCTTACAAGACTTAGATGGATAAATTTTTGTTCAGTAAGTTGTTCACGGGATATGCAATGAAGGGGGGTAAATGGAGTTCTGATATAAATCAATCCTCATctaattgaattgtggagcagctTTCAGATGTCAAccgccttctcctgttcctggtGGTCCAGTGATACACTCAGAAATGCCCCAGCACGTTGAAATCCCAATGGATCCTAGCACATGCCCAGCAGGAAGCCCAGGTCAAGGATAAACCCGGGGTATATACTCGGTGCCCTATTTGCTGCTCTCTTTGTATCCACTGTCTGCAGCCCCTGCACATGGAAGTAGAATTTCAAAAGAAGGAAGGAACCTGTCATCATTTGAAAAATATTGACAAAGAATCCAAGGGGGTCTCAGAGAGTTGGGATCTTTCTTTATTCTCAGGGAATTGGACATCAGACTGTTTCCTGTCAATATAGAGCTGCATGGTAGGGCTGGTAtcatctttgaaagagctatcaattCGTCCCACTCCCATGTTCTTTTCCCCAGAACCCTGAAAACTTTACCTTATCATAAGAGATCCAATTTGCTTTGGAAAGTCAatcttgaatctgcttccaacttTCAGGTAGTACATTTCACATCAACGCTCATTGTATTTTTGCTGATTATTTGATGTGATCTGTTTACTTGATCACATTTTGTTAAAAATATTTGCTGAGTGGATTCAATTTTAAATCTGAACCAGGTTTGTAGGCGTGATGCTCCTTTCACATATCGAAGGTGGGAGAGAAGCTGTGGGGAACACATGATGGACATTTTTAGAGAAATCAAAGACAAGACACACGTTATGTTTGAAACAAAGCTGATTCGTTTGACACATATCACCATGTGAAATTCCCATCATTATGTGGCCGGcctttttgtttcctgtcactcagtcagatctgtcccatgggctttaactttgctgacaagcttgttatggcactttatcaaatgacttTCAGAAGTTCATGTGCACAGCTATCGTATGACCCTCATCATCTTTCTCtttcctcatcaaaaaactcaagcaagttcgTTCAACtcgatttgcccttaacaaatggcctttcttaattaatccacatttatcCAAATGACTGTTAATGTTGTCCTGAATCTCCTCTTCTAAATGCTTTCCCACAGCGAGGTTAAGCAGACTGGTCTGTCGCTGGTGGGCTGATCCTTCCATTTAAGATTAGTCAAG is a window encoding:
- the LOC121273449 gene encoding gastrula zinc finger protein XlCGF7.1-like, with the protein product MEGKKTIHSGKRPYMCCVCGRGFSRSSGLSKHKCSHTEEKPWKCGDCGKGFNYPFQLEAHRRTHTGERLFTCSICGKGFITSSNLMTHQRVHTDETPFKCPECGKCYKRSGDLMRHQRVHTDERPFKCPDCWKCYKSSWELMSHERVHTDERPFKCPDCMKCYKSSGELMSHQRVHTDERPFRCLNCGTGFKRSSTLTKHQRTHTGERPFTCSKCGKRFTQSSHLLTHQRVHTGERPFKCPDCGKCFKSSKELMSHQRVHTDERPFRCSHCGAEFRRSSHLTEHQRVHTGERPFTCSTCGKGFTQSSSLKTHQRVHTVGDLLNAQSAGSSIKVLGK